A stretch of Pseudorhodobacter turbinis DNA encodes these proteins:
- a CDS encoding Hsp20 family protein, with the protein MRTFDLAPLYRATVGFDRIADMMDRVLTTDVNQPSYPPYNIEKTDENAYRISVAVAGFTPEELTVEVKEATLVIAARRADDETQRHFLHRGIATRAFERRFALADHMRVTAALHEHGMLHIELVREVPEALKPRRIEIERGTARPGNPLISNHPETVEA; encoded by the coding sequence ATGCGAACTTTTGACCTAGCACCGCTTTACCGTGCAACTGTCGGCTTTGACCGGATCGCCGATATGATGGACCGGGTGTTGACCACTGATGTCAACCAGCCCAGCTATCCACCCTATAACATTGAAAAAACGGATGAAAATGCCTATCGCATTTCTGTGGCCGTGGCGGGTTTCACCCCCGAAGAGCTGACGGTGGAAGTGAAAGAAGCCACGCTGGTGATCGCCGCGCGCCGTGCCGATGATGAGACGCAGCGCCACTTCTTGCACCGCGGCATCGCCACCCGCGCCTTTGAGCGCCGCTTTGCGCTGGCCGATCACATGCGCGTGACGGCGGCGCTGCATGAGCACGGTATGCTGCACATTGAATTGGTGCGCGAAGTGCCGGAGGCGCTAAAACCCCGCCGGATCGAGATTGAGCGTGGAACCGCCCGTCCGGGCAATCCGCTAATCTCCAACCACCCCGAAACGGTTGAAGCCTAA
- a CDS encoding trypsin-like serine peptidase, with amino-acid sequence MPVLPILLRAALGLTLALGVCSGAMAEESDLRRLDTGDESRGWDAVGRLNMGQSSFCTGALIGPNLVLTAAHCLFDSTTGARIDADEIEFLAGWRNGRAAAYRRIKRTVTHPQYIYGGGDKLTRVSFDLALLELDRPIRLPSIHPFETDFLPVEGAEVGVVSYAKDRAEAPSLQELCHVLNREAALLVLSCSVDFGSSGAPIFSIREGVARVVSVVSSKADFGGQDVALGTILQGPLQTLRASLAAEDTHFQKADPALRTIEAGAGNSAKFIKP; translated from the coding sequence ATGCCTGTTCTACCCATCCTTTTGCGCGCCGCCCTCGGGCTGACGCTTGCCTTGGGCGTATGCAGCGGGGCCATGGCCGAGGAATCGGACCTGCGTCGACTTGATACCGGCGATGAAAGCCGGGGCTGGGATGCTGTGGGCCGCTTGAACATGGGGCAAAGCAGCTTTTGCACCGGCGCCCTGATCGGGCCGAACCTTGTGCTGACGGCGGCGCATTGCCTGTTTGACAGCACAACCGGTGCGCGGATTGATGCGGATGAGATCGAGTTTCTGGCGGGATGGCGCAATGGTCGCGCCGCGGCCTATCGCCGGATCAAGCGGACGGTGACCCACCCGCAATATATCTATGGCGGCGGCGACAAGCTGACCCGCGTGTCCTTTGACCTTGCGTTGCTGGAGCTGGATCGCCCGATCCGCCTGCCCTCTATCCACCCGTTTGAAACCGATTTCCTGCCTGTTGAGGGCGCAGAGGTTGGCGTGGTGTCCTATGCCAAAGACCGTGCCGAGGCGCCCAGCCTGCAAGAGCTGTGCCATGTGCTTAACCGCGAGGCCGCGCTTCTGGTCCTGTCCTGCTCGGTTGATTTTGGTTCTTCGGGCGCGCCGATCTTTTCGATTCGCGAAGGGGTGGCGCGGGTTGTTTCGGTGGTGTCGTCCAAGGCCGATTTTGGTGGGCAAGACGTGGCGCTCGGCACGATATTGCAAGGGCCGCTGCAAACCCTGCGGGCCTCACTTGCCGCCGAGGACACCCATTTCCAAAAGGCGGACCCCGCCCTGCGCACGATAGAGGCGGGTGCCGGCAATTCGGCAAAATTCATCAAGCCGTAA
- the glcF gene encoding glycolate oxidase subunit GlcF, with product MQTSFTPEQLKDPAIARSNEILRACVHCGFCTATCPTYQVLGDEADSPRGRIYLIKDMLENGRPADEKTVKHIDRCLSCLACMTTCPSGVHYMHLVDNAREYIEKTYKRPLMDRMLRWTLAQIIPYPKRFRLALLGAKIGRPFAFLMPDARLRAMLEMAPKTIPPVSRNDDPQSFAPMGERKYRVALMTGCAQKALNTDINDATIRILRRLGCEVVVAKGMGCCGALTHHMGKADQSHASAAANIKAWMAEKRAGGLDAVVINTSGCGTTVKDYGHMFRNDPLAADAAEVSGLTMDISELLVKIGLPEGADKGIKVAYHAACSLQHGQQIKTYPKDLLKRVGFEVVEPADSHLCCGSAGTYNLLQPEISQQLKARKVKTLEAKTPDIIAAGNIGCMMQIGSGTEIPMVHTVELLDWATGGPKPASVNKS from the coding sequence ATGCAAACCAGTTTCACGCCAGAACAGCTCAAAGATCCCGCAATCGCGCGCAGCAACGAGATTTTGCGCGCCTGTGTGCATTGCGGTTTTTGCACCGCGACCTGTCCCACCTATCAGGTGTTGGGCGATGAGGCCGACAGCCCGCGCGGCCGGATTTACCTGATCAAGGACATGCTGGAAAACGGGCGGCCTGCAGATGAAAAGACCGTCAAGCACATTGATCGCTGCCTGTCCTGCCTTGCCTGTATGACCACCTGCCCAAGCGGTGTGCATTACATGCATTTGGTGGATAACGCGCGGGAATACATTGAAAAAACCTATAAACGCCCGCTGATGGACCGGATGCTGCGCTGGACGCTGGCGCAAATTATCCCGTATCCAAAGCGGTTCCGGCTGGCGCTTTTGGGCGCGAAAATCGGGCGGCCTTTTGCGTTTTTGATGCCCGATGCCCGGCTGCGCGCGATGCTGGAGATGGCGCCCAAAACCATCCCTCCGGTCAGCCGTAATGATGATCCGCAAAGCTTTGCCCCGATGGGAGAGCGCAAGTACCGTGTGGCCTTGATGACCGGCTGTGCGCAAAAGGCGCTGAATACCGATATCAATGACGCCACGATCCGCATTTTGCGGCGTTTGGGCTGTGAGGTGGTGGTGGCCAAGGGGATGGGCTGTTGCGGGGCGCTGACGCATCATATGGGCAAGGCCGATCAATCCCATGCCTCGGCTGCGGCCAATATCAAGGCGTGGATGGCCGAGAAACGGGCAGGGGGGCTTGATGCGGTGGTCATCAACACCTCGGGCTGCGGGACGACCGTCAAGGATTACGGCCATATGTTTCGCAATGACCCGCTGGCGGCAGATGCGGCCGAGGTCTCAGGCCTTACGATGGATATTTCCGAACTTTTGGTCAAGATCGGCCTGCCCGAAGGGGCGGATAAGGGTATCAAGGTGGCCTATCATGCGGCCTGCAGCCTGCAACATGGCCAGCAGATCAAGACCTATCCCAAAGACCTGCTCAAACGGGTAGGATTTGAGGTGGTGGAACCTGCCGACAGCCATCTATGTTGCGGCTCGGCGGGGACCTATAATCTGCTTCAACCCGAGATCAGCCAACAGCTCAAGGCGCGCAAGGTGAAGACGTTGGAGGCGAAAACCCCCGATATCATCGCGGCGGGGAACATCGGCTGCATGATGCAGATCGGCTCGGGGACGGAGATCCCGATGGTGCATACGGTAGAGCTGCTCGATTGGGCGACGGGGGGGCCGAAACCGGCTTCTGTTAACAAAAGTTAA
- the glcE gene encoding glycolate oxidase subunit GlcE: MKPADELELAQMIRATTGPLRILGGGTRALGPQRKGELLETGGLSGISLYEPGALTIVAGAGTPLAEVESALAAEGQRLPFEVPDLRGLLGRQGASTIGGVVAANASGPRRIQAGACRDSLIGVRFVDGAGTVLKNGGRVMKNVTGYDLVKLMAGAHGTLGVLTEVAFKVLPRPEVEATLVKSDLTPEQAVQAMAAALGSPFEVTGAGYVAGQLRLRIEGMAGSVAYRTSALAKLLGAGWDVAEAAQSAALWAELRDVKPLAGPAGAVWRISVKPSDIPKVLALVGTDTVCDWGGGLIWALVSEEGDVMAGQLRGLVAQIGGHATLVRASDETYAQVPAFQPEPPELAVLAAGLRARFDPRGLLNPGLMG; this comes from the coding sequence ATGAAACCTGCTGATGAGTTGGAACTGGCGCAGATGATCCGCGCGACGACAGGCCCTTTGCGCATTCTCGGGGGCGGCACGCGCGCGCTTGGGCCACAGCGCAAAGGTGAGTTGCTGGAAACCGGCGGGCTGTCGGGGATTTCACTGTATGAGCCGGGGGCCTTGACCATTGTCGCGGGTGCGGGCACCCCGCTGGCCGAGGTTGAATCGGCCTTGGCCGCTGAGGGGCAACGCCTGCCCTTTGAGGTGCCGGATCTGCGCGGGCTTTTGGGGCGTCAGGGGGCTTCGACGATTGGCGGTGTGGTTGCGGCCAACGCCTCTGGTCCGCGGCGCATTCAGGCGGGGGCTTGCCGCGACAGCTTGATCGGCGTGCGCTTTGTCGATGGGGCCGGTACGGTGTTGAAAAACGGCGGGCGGGTGATGAAAAATGTCACCGGCTATGATCTGGTCAAGCTGATGGCGGGGGCGCATGGCACGCTTGGGGTTTTGACCGAAGTCGCCTTCAAGGTACTGCCGCGCCCCGAGGTGGAGGCCACGCTGGTCAAATCAGACCTGACGCCGGAGCAGGCCGTGCAGGCGATGGCCGCGGCGCTGGGATCGCCCTTTGAGGTGACGGGTGCGGGCTATGTCGCGGGGCAGCTACGTTTGCGGATCGAAGGGATGGCAGGCTCGGTCGCCTATCGGACCTCGGCCTTGGCCAAGCTGCTTGGTGCGGGCTGGGATGTCGCAGAGGCGGCGCAGAGTGCCGCGCTTTGGGCCGAATTGCGGGATGTAAAGCCCTTGGCCGGGCCGGCGGGGGCGGTGTGGCGTATCTCGGTTAAGCCGTCAGATATACCAAAGGTGCTGGCACTGGTCGGCACGGATACGGTTTGTGATTGGGGCGGTGGATTGATCTGGGCGCTGGTCTCCGAAGAGGGCGATGTGATGGCAGGCCAATTGCGCGGGCTTGTGGCGCAGATCGGCGGGCATGCAACCTTGGTGCGCGCATCGGATGAAACCTATGCCCAGGTGCCGGCCTTTCAGCCGGAACCACCCGAGCTTGCCGTTCTGGCGGCCGGATTGCGCGCCCGATTTGATCCGCGCGGCCTGTTGAACCCCGGCTTGATGGGCTGA